From the genome of Candidatus Zixiibacteriota bacterium:
CGTACGACTGCATGAGAATATTGCCCTCCAACAGACACATCGCCGCTTTTCCCGCCATAGCCCTCGGCACAGCCTGGGCTTTCATAATCGCCTCCTGTGGCGAAAACCCAGTTGACAACGGCGGGCAGAAAGACACCACCCGCCCGACCGTCGTGAGCACGATTCCGGCGGACAACGATTCCACGGTGTCGGTCAACACGACTATCAGCGTCACTTTCTCCGAGGAAATGGACGGCGAGGTGCTCACCGGCACGGTGCTGGTGCTGAACCCGCCTGTTGCCGGTTCATTGAATTACTCGAACGAAATCC
Proteins encoded in this window:
- a CDS encoding Ig-like domain-containing protein — encoded protein: MPSNRHIAAFPAIALGTAWAFIIASCGENPVDNGGQKDTTRPTVVSTIPADNDSTVSVNTTISVTFSEEMDGEVLTGTVLVLNPPVAGSLNYSNEILTLSPSEPLDTNVIYQATVTTDARDMAGNALASAYVWHFGTYR